The following coding sequences are from one Sesamum indicum cultivar Zhongzhi No. 13 linkage group LG11, S_indicum_v1.0, whole genome shotgun sequence window:
- the LOC105174207 gene encoding dof zinc finger protein DOF3.5 has translation MERGWKPNVEVSPACPRCGSSNTKFCYYNNYSLTQPRYFCKGCRRYWTKGGSLRNVPIGGGCRKSRRGKSIRLPADGGVGSRALVRHGIESSSSNSAGPSADSSTSIDLAAVYANYLNQTPRLENQIEAVSHLPDGIGIPPVEFSNFHMNQLTSHLPQESGFFECGPFPNRFSGNQLLGDGNSIFLGGLEPFQKQQVTFSGNNFSSINPIDNLPPLPGEDVGPADGILWPGSDVILPNQLILPSTTHEMAPAVEPAGQNSEMLNGNVSPFTALNLEAIFRS, from the coding sequence ATGGAAAGGGGATGGAAGCCTAACGTTGAGGTTTCACCAGCCTGTCCGCGCTGTGGTTCTTCCAACACCAAATTTTGTTACTACAACAATTACAGCTTAACTCAACCTAGGTACTTCTGTAAAGGTTGCCGAAGATACTGGACGAAAGGTGGGTCCCTCAGGAATGTCCCCATCGGCGGTGGTTGCAGGAAAAGCCGAAGAGGGAAGTCCATTCGCCTCCCGGCCGATGGTGGGGTTGGTTCCAGGGCTTTAGTCCGCCATGGAATTGAATCAAGTAGCTCAAATTCAGCTGGCCCTAGTGCTGATTCTTCAACTAGTATTGATCTTGCAGCAGTCTACGCAAATTACCTTAATCAGACGCCTCGGCTCGAGAATCAAATTGAAGCAGTTTCTCATCTGCCTGACGGGATCGGAATCCCACCTGTCGAGTTTTCAAACTTTCATATGAATCAATTGACTTCTCATTTGCCTCAGGAGAGTGGTTTTTTTGAATGCGGGCCTTTTCCCAACAGGTTTTCGGGGAACCAATTATTAGGGGATGGAAATTCGATTTTTCTTGGTGGGCTTGAGCCGTTTCAGAAGCAGCAGGTTACGTTCAGTGGAAATAATTTTAGCAGTATAAATCCCATTGACAATTTGCCACCGTTGCCAGGTGAAGATGTCGGGCCAGCTGACGGGATATTGTGGCCAGGTTCCGATGTTATATTGCCGAATCAGTTGATCTTACCTTCGACAACTCATGAAATGGCACCGGCAGTGGAACCAGCAGGACAAAATTCAGAAATGTTGAATGGAAATGTGAGCCCGTTTACTGCATTAAATCTTGAAGCTATTTTTAGGTCTTGA
- the LOC105174206 gene encoding E3 ubiquitin-protein ligase PUB24-like, which yields MDNIEVPEYFICPISLQIMKDPVTAITGITYDRQSIERWLFETNNTTCPVSKQPLPRDSDLTPNNTLCRLIQAWCTLNAANGIDRIPTPKRPLSKLHPINLIRDLYQPDLQIKTLRKLEALAIENNRNRVFLVEAGLVNALISFITSCYDKQQMNGLEEALSLFYVVRASLAQLQGPLTENDEVFDSLVWALCCDYLPDSVVVKSHAAYALRVMVEKANPGLLERLKPEFFKSILCLLRAESSNISQQGKNSLLHALLDACPWGRNRVVMVESGAVFDLIEVELRSPDQKKTTELVLGILCHLCSCADGRAQLVNHTAGIGAVTKPILKVSSIADERAVSIIWLIAKYCGTSRVLEEMLRVGTVAKLCMVMQANSAVHLKEKAKEILRTNSDVWNDHWPCTEADWTFRC from the coding sequence ATGGACAACATAGAAGTCCCCGAGTACTTCATCTGCCCAATTTCACTTCAAATCATGAAAGATCCAGTAACAGCCATAACTGGAATAACCTATGATCGACAAAGCATCGAACGATGGCTATTCGAGACGAACAACACGACGTGCCCTGTAAGTAAGCAGCCGCTGCCTAGAGACTCCGACTTGACCCCAAACAACACGCTCTGCCGGCTGATCCAGGCCTGGTGCACCCTAAATGCGGCTAATGGCATCGACCGTATCCCCACCCCTAAGCGTCCTCTCAGCAAATTACATCCAATTAACCTGATCAGGGACCTCTACCAGCCTGATCTGCAGATCAAAACACTGAGAAAATTGGAAGCTCTTGCCATCGAGAACAATAGAAATAGGGTTTTCTTGGTGGAGGCTGGCTTAGTTAACGCCTTGATATCTTTTATCACATCATGTTACGATAAACAACAGATGAACGGCCTGGAAGAAGCTCTTAGCCTTTTCTATGTCGTCCGTGCTTCGTTAGCCCAATTGCAGGGACCCTTAACTGAAAACGATGAAGTTTTCGACTCTCTGGTGTGGGCTTTATGTTGTGATTATCTTCCTGACAGCGTGGTAGTAAAATCCCACGCAGCGTATGCATTGAGAGTCATGGTCGAGAAGGCAAATCCGGGCCTGCTGGAGAGACTGAAGCCCGAATTCTTCAAGAGTATATTGTGTTTGTTACGGGCCGAAAGCAGCAACATTTCTCAGCAAGGAAAGAACTCCCTTTTGCACGCATTGCTGGATGCCTGCCCGTGGGGGAGAAACAGGGTCGTGATGGTCGAATCAGGGGCTGTTTTTGATCTAATAGAGGTGGAACTGAGGAGCCCGGATCAGAAGAAAACAACAGAACTAGTATTGGGAATACTATGTCATCTGTGTTCGTGTGCAGATGGAAGGGCTCAGCTGGTGAATCACACGGCCGGTATTGGAGCAGTCACGAAGCCAATCCTGAAGGTTTCTTCGATCGCGGATGAAAGAGCCGTTTCCATTATTTGGCTGATCGCTAAGTACTGTGGAACGAGTAGAGTGCTTGAGGAGATGCTGAGGGTTGGAACAGTTGCAAAGCTTTGCATGGTGATGCAAGCGAATTCTGCTGTGCATCTCAAGGAGAAAGCGAAAGAAATCCTACGGACAAACTCTGATGTGTGGAATGATCACTGGCCGTGTACAGAAGCCGATTGGACTTTCCGCTGCTAA
- the LOC105173992 gene encoding E3 ubiquitin-protein ligase PUB22-like (The sequence of the model RefSeq protein was modified relative to this genomic sequence to represent the inferred CDS: added 26 bases not found in genome assembly) — MADEIEVPPYFLCPIALDIMKDPVTISTGISYDRDSIEKWIFSQKNNTCPVTKQVLYDTELTPNITLRRLIQSWCTLHAAHGIQRLPTPKAPVSKPQLLKLLNDAKTPQMQFECLKRLRSIASQNQTNRRCMETAGTAEFLASLVVQKTLQASRDEVSEESLSELRKACEEALSILYGLQLSESSLKSLTNNEFVESLTRIMQSGSYESRAYAVMLLKSMLEAADPAQVLIKLQPQFFVGLAQILNDQICQKASKATLKVLISVCPWARNRIKAVEAGAVPVLIDLLLESSDKRACEMTLTVLDLLCQCAEGRAELLKHGAGLAIVSKKILRVSQVASERAVRILHSVSKFSATPGVLQEMLQIGVVAKLGLVLQVDCGSRTKERAREMLKSYARAWRSSPCLPNSLISSYPA, encoded by the exons ATGGCTGATGAAATTGAGGTTCCTCCATATTTCCTCTGCCCCATTGCTCTAGATATCATGAAGGATCCGGTAACAATCTCAACCGGCATATCCTACGACAGGGACAGCATCGAAAAATGGATCTTTTCTCAGAAAAACAACACATGTCCGGTCACGAAGCAGGTTCTTTACGACACAGAGCTAACCCCAAACATCACCCTCCGGCGGCTGATCCAATCCTGGTGCACCCTCCACGCCGCCCATGGCATCCAAAGGCTGCCGACCCCGAAAGCCCCCGTCAGCAAACCCCAGCTCTTGAAGCTTCTCAACGACGCCAAGACTCCACAAATGCAATTTGAGTGCTTAAAAAGACTCAGATCAATAGCTTCGCAGAACCAAACGAATAGAAGATGCATGGAAACAGCTGGAACTGCCGAGTTCTTGGCCTCATTGGTTGTCCAGAAAACCCTCCAGGCATCTCGAGAT ATTAAGAAAAGCCTGTGAAGAGGCTTTGAGCATTCTTTACGGTCTCCAATTATCAGAATCAAGCCTGAAATCCCTCACAAACAACGAATTTGTCGAGTCCTTAACTAGGATAATGCAATCCGGGAGCTACGAGTCACGGGCTTATGCAGTCATGCTACTGAAGTCAATGCTGGAAGCAGCTGATCCAGCTCAAGTACTCATCAAGTTGCAGCCCCAGTTCTTCGTCGGATTAGCCCAAATCTTGAATGATCAAATCTGTCAAAAGGCCTCAAAAGCAACACTGAAAGTACTAATCAGTGTTTGCCCCTGGGCGAGGAACAGGATCAAAGCAGTGGAAGCTGGAGCAGTACCCGTATTGATAGATCTTTTACTCGAGTCGTCTGACAAAAGGGCATGCGAAATGACGCTAACGGTGTTGGATTTGCTGTGCCAGTGTGCGGAAGGGAGAGCCGAGCTGCTGAAGCACGGCGCTGGACTGGCCATTGTTTCAAAGAAGATACTTAGGGTTTCTCAAGTTGCAAGCGAAAGGGCTGTCAGGATTCTGCATTCGGTTTCCAAATTCTCGGCAACTCCTGGAGTTCTGCAGGAAATGTTGCAGATTGGAGTTGTTGCAAAATTGGGTTTGGTGCTTCAAGTCGATTGTGGATCCAGGACGAAGGAGAGAGCCAGGGAAATGCTTAAATCCTATGCAAGAGCGTGGAGGAGTTCTCCATGCTTACCTAACAGTTTGATTTCTTCATATCCAGCTTGA